In Acidobacteriota bacterium, the DNA window CGGCTGGGCCCCGGTCGATCCGCCCACGGCGACCTCGTTGTTGTTCGACCCGTCGAGCATGACGTTGTTTTCCACCCCCCGGCCGCCGTTGACGCTCATCCCCAGCCCCTGCCCGAAGGTGCTGAGGTTGGGGTTGTTCGAAGGAGCCACCCCGGGCTGGAGGAAAGCCAGGTCGAGCACGTTGCGGCCGTCGAGCGGCAGCCCCTCGAGGCGGGTGTTCTCCACCGTCGTGCCGAGCGTGGCGCTCTCGGTCTCGATCAGCACCTGGGCGCCGCTGACGGTGATCACCTGCGCCATGCCGGCGACGCTGAGCTTGATGGGAATCACCAGGGAGCGGTTGGGCTCGAGCTTCACGTTGCGCATCCGGGTCTCGGAAAACCCGGGAGCCACCGCGATGATCTCGTAGACGGACGGCTCGACCTCGAGGAACCGATAATCCCCGTTATCGTTCGAGATCACGGTCTGGACCGTCATGGCCTTGTCGCGGTCGATCAGCTGGATCGTCGCGTTCGGGACCACGGCCTCCGTCTGGTCGTGCACCGAACCCCCGATCGTTCCGCGGGTCCCCTGTGCACACAGGACCCCGAGCGACAGGACGGCGCACAGGAAGAGCGCTACGCTGCTTCTAAGACATACGTGAACCATTCGATTGGTCATACACACCCTCCTCGCAGTTCATCCCTCCGTGCCGGCCGGACCCTGGGTCCGGGCGGGACGAGCAACCCCCAAAAACCCAATTTGGCTGCATTGTAATCCCGTTTTGTCGCCCTTGGCAATGGATTCCTGCGCCCGGACCGCCTCCCCCGGCCGCGGGAAGCGGGCCGGCCCGGGCCCACCCTGACTCATCGACCGATTGCGGCGGCGCCTTCTCGGATTTACAATAGGGGCATGAAAATCAAGATCGGGATCAGTTCCTGCCTGCTGGGCAACCAGGTCCGCTACGACGGGGGGCACAAGCTGGACCGCTTCCTCACCGGGACGCTGGGCCGATACCTCGACTATGTCCCCGTCTGCCCCGAGGTCGAGTGCGGCATGCCCGTGCCGCGGGAGTCGATGCGGCTCGAGGGGGAGATCGAGGCTCCGCGCCTCGTCACCCACCGCACCCGGGAAGACAAGACCGGGCAGATGCTGGCCTGGGCCGACCGGCGGGTGGCGGAGCTCGAGAAGGAGGAGCTGATGGGCTTCATCTTCAAGAGCGACTCCCCCAGCAGCGGGATGGAGCGGGTCAAGGTCTATGACGAAAAGGGGATGTCGGTGCGCAAGGGGGTCGGGCTCTTCGCCCGCCGCTTCATGGAGCGCTTCCCCCTCCTGCCGGTCGAGGAGGAGGGGCGGCTGCACGACCCGGGGCTGCGCGAGAATTTCGTCGAACGCCTCTTCGCCGTGGCCCGCTGGCGCGATTTCGCCGGGAGCGGGCCCGATCGCGGCGGGCTGGTGGAGTTTCACGCGCGGCACAAGCTGCTGATCCTGGCCCACAGCACCCGCCACTACCAGGAGATGGGGCGCCTGGTCGCGGGGGCGAAGGGGGTCCCCTTCCCCGGACTCCTGGCCGACTACCAGCGGCTGCTGATGGAGGCGCTCAGACTGCGGGCCACCCCGAAAAAGAACACCAACGTGCTGATGCACATGGCCGGGTATTTCAAGAAG includes these proteins:
- a CDS encoding DUF523 and DUF1722 domain-containing protein, yielding MKIKIGISSCLLGNQVRYDGGHKLDRFLTGTLGRYLDYVPVCPEVECGMPVPRESMRLEGEIEAPRLVTHRTREDKTGQMLAWADRRVAELEKEELMGFIFKSDSPSSGMERVKVYDEKGMSVRKGVGLFARRFMERFPLLPVEEEGRLHDPGLRENFVERLFAVARWRDFAGSGPDRGGLVEFHARHKLLILAHSTRHYQEMGRLVAGAKGVPFPGLLADYQRLLMEALRLRATPKKNTNVLMHMAGYFKKRLTPGEKAELGEILDLYRTEQLPLVVPITLIRHYVRKYDEAYLRDQVYLNPHPAELRLRNHV